Below is a genomic region from Argiope bruennichi chromosome 3, qqArgBrue1.1, whole genome shotgun sequence.
TCATTCGTCTAAtttatagtgtgtgtgtgtgacaggCTGTACCCAGATTTAAAAAGGGGAATATcaaatgtgcatttttaaatgagtcacacattttttctataaaatttctataaaattttttcactgaaataattctttaaatttcctcTCTTCAATATtccattgcaattttttatatatattcatagggAATTGGCAATTATCAGTTTGGATACGATGAGGCCCATTCGTCTGGTGGTACCTTTCGTAAGGAAACCGGTGATGCTTGGGGTAACAAATACGGTTCCTACGGTTTAAGAGATGCTGATGGGCGCTACCGAGTTGTCAACTATGTTGCTGATGGAGCTGGCTTCAGAGCAAACATTAATTCTAATGAACCAGGAGTAGCACCTGACGATCCTGCATCAACTGTCATCAACAAACCTGGAGTACCAGTACCAGTTGTTCAAGCACCAATTGTTCAATCACCAGTAGTCAGCAAACCAGTTCTTTATGCTCCAAGCTTGCACCATGCTGCATCCCCTCAATTTCCTTTGCTGTACCAGACATACTCTCCTGCTGGGTACTACAAAGGAACCCCTTTCACTTCAAAAGGCACCACCTACATTACAAATAAAGGAAGTCCTTATTATGGGTATTACATTTATCCATAATTTCCA
It encodes:
- the LOC129963719 gene encoding adult-specific rigid cuticular protein 15.5-like, which encodes MVYIQVRDIIVSSMKLTVPLSITMIQLFILTLSVVLSQVAAIYNYPYYISTGTSQQYKSQDGIGNYQFGYDEAHSSGGTFRKETGDAWGNKYGSYGLRDADGRYRVVNYVADGAGFRANINSNEPGVAPDDPASTVINKPGVPVPVVQAPIVQSPVVSKPVLYAPSLHHAASPQFPLLYQTYSPAGYYKGTPFTSKGTTYITNKGSPYYGYYIYP